The genomic window TCTAGGTCGCCGACGAACTTGGCGTCCCAGGCGCGGAGGTCGTGGCCGCCGGAGTAGGCGTGCTTCTTGCAGTAGTGCAAGGCCTTGGCGAGTGTTTTGCCTTGGACGTTGACGTCGATGGGCCGGCCGCGGTAGCAGATGGTGTCGCAATGGATTTCTCCGGATTGGCTCGCCTCCCGCTCCGACACCACGAAACTCATGCCGTCCAGGGTCTCGAGTAGGAACGTCTTCTCCTCCGCCAACGCCATCTTTTCTTCTTTCTCCCCCCTGCGCCGCCGTCGACTTCTTTCTCCCCCTTCTGACTCCAAGACCAACCCACAAGGAGGAGTTGTACCCTTTTTCCTCCGCTCAGCAAAGGACTCCTTTGGAATTTCTACCCTGAGCTCCTATATGTCAGCGATTCGCACACACGCTGGGCCTGACCCATTGACGGATGCTGTAGCAAATgctttgttttttttctgaaaaaaaaatgcTTCACATGACGAAAATTCCCACAAAAACAAGTTGTGTTGGCGTGGAAACAAACACCAGCTAAGCAACAATAATGAAGTGAAAAAAAAACCCTAAAAAAATGAAGTAAAAAAGGAAAAACAATGCTTCACATAATGAAGTCATCCACCGAAAAACCTTGTTTGTCTCCTGACTTGGATCCTGCAGCTAAGCAACAATAGTTTTCCTCAGTCAGCCATCCAGTTCACTTTGGATCCTTTGTCATTGGCCGGATCGACTAAGGAGTCGGCCACATGTGATTTCATTGGCCGAGTCAGAAGACTAGTTTGTCGTACTTCCCTCATAGGCCGAGTCAACAAACGAATCGGTCATATATGAGTCGGCTATGGctgtatgcatcgattgatgcagggACCGGAGTTTtaacctccttttctaaaaaaaatatgagTCGGCCACACCAAGTATCAGTTGTTCAGATGAGAAAATATGCCTCGACTGAGATtgttagtagtagatgcaggcaggagttggtctactaatcttggatgtgatgcctatataataatcattgccaggatatcgtcatgattatttgaatttctatcaattgcccaacagtaattgttttcccaccgtttgctattttcttgagagaagccactagtgaaacctacggcccccgggtctcttttcatcatatttgcctttgcgatctatttttctttgcatttattttcagatttattaaaccaaaaatacaaaaataccttgctacaatttatttgttccactgtctatttatcctatctatcacttttacctcacgttaatttcctatcttgaggcgccatacctgaaagggattgacaacccctttaacacgtagggttgcgagtatttgttatttgtgcaggtgctgtttacatggtgtgaggaggttctcctactggttcgataaccttgctctcatcactgagagaaatacctaccgtcgctatactgcatcatccctccctctttgggaaataccgacgtagttatagcagacatcaaaaggaatttctggcgtcgttgccggggaggatcttcaacatcaatcaggttcctaatcaaaaatcccATCTCCTCAtaatttacattatttgacatttgcctctcgttttcctctcctccacttcacaaaaaaattccgTTTTATTTGTCCTCTTTTTGGTTCGCCGTTTTCCCGTTAGATCTGTTTTTCGTGTGCAATCTTATTCACTTTTTGTCGTTAtggatttttcttcttctattgcatgtacccccgagaacgaggttctcaactctaaacaaaggggaggagaaaatttaaaagatgcttggtataggatttgcaatgcttatagtagatctatccgtaagcaatctaccattgttcttctttgttgtttttatgtgggcattccCACTTGGTacagattcgtccttgatacgattaccggtgggaatttcttgatgtgtccttctcttgatgcttttaatgctttgGGAAATTTAGGGGGTCCACTACCACTCATGATCAATGAAACAAtattgactcttgagcatgttatggaaagactagatgctattgaaaagaaaatgcttaccgtagaacatattgaaaacttggatagaaAAATGCAAAGTTATGCTACTAAGGTTGGTTCAAAAGCGGGAGATGTTTTTAAGTTGCTAAAAGAAAAAGGAACTATAATTCAGGAAAGAATCAAAGAAAGTCCGTCCAGGATTAAGAAACTGGAAGAAATCTTTTCTAATCTAGGAACGGCCTTTGCTTCCGCTAAAACTCCCGTGAAAATTGGCAAGACTACTCAAGTCACTAAAAACAAAGGTGCAACTTCTAGCACTaataaaggagatcttaagatgattagtatccatccCAACTTTATTGAAGTCATAAGAGA from Triticum aestivum cultivar Chinese Spring chromosome 3B, IWGSC CS RefSeq v2.1, whole genome shotgun sequence includes these protein-coding regions:
- the LOC123068135 gene encoding SKP1-like protein 11; protein product: MSFVVSEREASQSGEIHCDTICYRGRPIDVNVQGKTLAKALHYCKKHAYSGGHDLRAWDAKFVGDLDLETLYDLILASHKLEIQGLLALTCQTLANKIKGKSPHETCHVLPPREY